One window of Perca flavescens isolate YP-PL-M2 chromosome 15, PFLA_1.0, whole genome shotgun sequence genomic DNA carries:
- the cldnk gene encoding claudin k encodes MATTGMQLLGLIMSLVGWVGGAIVCAIPLWRVTAFIGNNIVTAQIIWEGLWMNCIVQSTGQIQCKVYDSLLALPSDMQAARGLTVFSILICGLALSLGVLGVKCTKCIGVNSVKARIARISGAIFAIAGFLYLVPVCWTAHSIIRDFYDPHVAAPHKRELGPALYIGWGASALLLIGGSLLYAGSSPPGMPGSPTFSSGESSPRRAPATQVKGYV; translated from the coding sequence ATGGCAACCACGGGCATGCAGTTGCTGGGCCTAATCATGTCCCTtgtggggtgggtgggtggggcgATAGTCTGTGCCATCCCTCTGTGGCGGGTCACTGCCTTCATCGGTAACAACATAGTGACGGCTCAAATCATTTGGGAAGGCCTTTGGATGAATTGCATTGTGCAGAGCACAGGTCAGATCCAGTGTAAGGTGTATGACAGCTTGCTGGCTCTGCCCAGTGACATGCAGGCTGCCCGAGGCCTCACCGTGTTCTCCATCCTGATCTGTGGCCTGGCTCTGTCTCTGGGTGTCCTAGGAGTCAAGTGTACTAAGTGCATTGGTGTAAACAGCGTCAAGGCCCGTATTGCTCGCATCTCGGGCGCCATTTTTGCCATCGCAGGGTTCCTCTACCTTGTGCCCGTCTGCTGGACTGCCCACTCCATCATCAGGGATTTCTATGATCCACATGTCGCAGCCCCACACAAGCGTGAGCTTGGCCCTGCCCTTTACATTGGCTGGGGGGCATCAGCCTTGCTCCTCATTGGGGGATCTCTGCTCTATGCTGGGTCAAGTCCCCCTGGCATGCCAGGCTCTCCCACCTTCAGCAGTGGAGAAAGTAGTCCTCGCAGGGCACCTGCCACACAAGTCAAAGGTTATGTTTAA
- the rsad1 gene encoding radical S-adenosyl methionine domain-containing protein 1, mitochondrial, which produces MIKHTLPAARRAFSPGLRCFSEAYGGEISEDVFERTGSPRLTKQASLYVHWPYCLRRCSYCNFNKYIRRENNDPMMTECLQRETETLLQLSQVSCITSVFFGGGTPSLAHPSTIAAVLESVSRRVYLSDKAEVTLEVNPTPVGKSKLEDYCRAGVNRFSIGVQSLQDGDLKILGRDHSSHQALQTVEEARRLCPGRVSVDVMFGRPKQSAESWENELSELLRVCDDHVSLYQLTLERGTQLFKQVLGGEVTMPAEDVTAEMYQCARRILHQHGFLQYEVSNFARPKAVSHHNMSYWKGRQYIGVGPGAHGRFVPRGEGGVVREARTQTLEPDVWIREVQQRGHGTRRRIQLSHLELLEEVLVMGMRMSKGINHKHWELFSPQLGLHEVFGTSNDVQELLQSGQLILDDRGLRCSWDGLALLDSILPALLVMLERQISQRLQRDHHADGQTKRISNPQ; this is translated from the exons ATGATCAAACACACGCTGCCTGCGGCCAGACGTGCCTTCTCTCCCGGTCTGCGCTGCTTCTCTGAGGCTTATGGCGGAGAAATAAGTGAGGATGTATTTGAACGGACAGGCTCTCCACGTCTAACAAAGCAGGCATCTCTCTACGTGCAC TGGCCTTACTGCCTCAGAAGGTGTTCCTACTGCAACTTTAACAAGTATATACGCAGAGAGAACAATGACCCCATGATGACTGAGTGCCTTCAGCGGGAGACTGAGACATTGCTGCAGCTCAGTCAGGTTTCTTG TATTACCTCAGTATTTTTTGGTGGTGGAACTCCAAGCCTGGCTCACCCCTCAACCATTGCCGCAGTCCTGGAAAGTGTTTCCAGGCGGGTGTATCTCTCAGATAAGGCTGAGGTCACGCTCGAGGTCAACCCTACTCCTGTGGGAAAGTCAAAGTTAGAGGACTATTGCCGTGCAGGGGTGAATCGTTTCTCCATCGGGGTCCAG TCTTTGCAGGATGGGGATTTGAAAATTCTGGGAAGAGACCACAGCTCTCATCAGGCTTTGCAAACTGTGGAAGAGGCCAGGAGGCTGTGCCCTGGGAGGGTGTCGGTGGATGTCATGTTCGGTCGGCCCAAACAGAGCGCTGAATCCTGGGAGAACGAGTTGTCTGAACTGTTGAGGGTGTGCGATGACCATGTGTCTCTGTACCAGCTGACGTTGGAGCGAGGCACCCAGCTGTTCAAACAGGTGCTAGGAGGAGAGGTGACCATGCCCGCTGAAGATGTGACAGCAGAGATGTACCAGTGTGCCAGGAGGATACTCCACCAGCATGGCTTTCTGCAGTACGAGGTGTCTAACTTTGCAAGACCC AAGGCAGTGAGTCATCACAATATGAGCTACTGGAAGGGAAGACAGTACATCGGTGTCGGCCCAG GAGCACACGGGCGGTTTGTTCCTCGCGGGGAGGGAGGTGTCGTTCGGGAGGCCCGGACCCAGACTCTGGAGCCAGATGTCTGGATCCGTGAAGTCCAGCAGAGGGGACATGGGACACGGAGGCGGATTCAACTCAGTCATCTTGAACT ATTGGAGGAGGTGCTGGTGATGGGAATGAGAATGTCCAAGGGCATTAATCACAAG CATTGGGAGTTGTTTAGCCCTCAACTGGGCCTCCATGAAGTGTTTGGTACATCCAACGACGTCCAAGAATTGCTACAGAGTGGACAACTTATTCTGGATGACAG AGGCCTGCGCTGCTCCTGGGATGGACTGGCTTTGCTGGACAGCATACTGCCAGCTCTACTGGTGATGCTGGAAAGACAAATCAGTCAGAGGCTACAAAGGGACCACCATGCTGATGGACAAACAAAGAGGATCTCCAACCCACAATGA
- the btr02 gene encoding bloodthirsty-related gene family, member 2 produces the protein MASTISLLPEKHFLCSLCRDIFTSPVTIPCGHSFCLSCLSHYWTRHQSKYCPHCKRLFTDKPDLSVNRILAEVSHNYRTARPQKPPDEEMVIDVEQMIQERLQKIERLKYSLELQKNSYLREVRESQKVFSALVHAMEKNHKAVVDAIEERQREEDKKVETLVKEIEQEIQELRKETTEPEHIGDWLQTVKTFFHVMQNIVPTICPSEMKDWSKVTIETDPCVGVTRRALADIMEKIKVEVNRLSKSELKRIEKYTVDVNLSAKTAHPFLSVSDDRKQVRHTDKLQEVPDNPKRFDRVANVLAKESLSSGRCYWEVEVGEKIEWNLGVVRQSINRKGKFTVCPANGFWTLSLKAGGQIIANTSPVTPLALEQRPWKVGVFLDYTEGRVSFYCAESGVHIYTFTDTFTDRLHPFFSPGRLHGGKNSAPLIISSSFCSI, from the exons ATGGCCTCTACAATTAGCCTCCTGCCCGAGAAACACTTCTTGTGCTCTCTGTGTAGAGACATCTTCACCAGCCCGGTGACCATACCATGTGGACACAGTTTCTGCTTATCCTGTCTCAGCCACTACTGGACACGACACCAGTCCAAATACTGCCCCCACTGTAAGAGACTGTTTACAGACAAGCCTGACCTCAGCGTCAACCGCATTCTGGCAGAAGTCTCACACAACTACAGGACGGCTCGACCACAGAAACCACCTGATGAGGAAATG GTTATAGATGTTGAGCAAATGATTCAGGAAAGGCTGCAGAAGATAGAAAGGTTGAAATATTCTCTCGAGCTCCAAAAG AACTCCTACCTCAGAGAAGTGCGAGAGAGCCAGAAGGTCTTTTCTGCCCTCGTACATGCtatggaaaaaaatcacaaagcgGTGGTTGATGCAAttgaggagagacagagagaggaggataaAAAAGTAGAAACATTGGTGAAAGAGATCGAACAGGAGATCCAGGAGCTGAGGAAGGAGACCACTGAACCTGAAC ATATTGGTGACTGGCTACAAACAgtgaaaactttttttcatgtcatgCAGAACATTGTTCCCACAATATGCCCCTCTGAGATGAAGGATTGGTCCAAGGTTACCATAGAAACTGACCCTTGTGTTGGGGTTACCAGACGAGCACTGGCAGACATAATGGAAAAGATAAAGGTAGAAGTCAACAGGCTCTCCAAATCTG AACTTAAACGAATAGAGAAATACACAG TGGATGTCAATCTGAGCGCTAAGACAGCCCAccccttcctctctgtctcagaTGACAGAAAACAGGTGAGACACACGGACAAGCTTCAGGAGGTACCAGATAACCCCAAGCGGTTTGACCGCGTGGCGAACGTGCTGGCCAAAGAAAGCCTCAGCAGTGGCAGGTGCTACTGGGAGGTGGAGGTCGGGGAGAAGATCGAGTGGAATCTGGGTGTTGTCAGACAGTCCATAAACAGGAAGGGCAAGTTCACTGTCTGCCCTGCAAATGGTTTCTGGACTTTAAGCCTGAAAGCTGGAGGCCAGATTATTGCCAACACCTCTCCTGTCACGCCATTGGCACTCGAGCAGAGACCATGGAAAGTGGGCGTGTTTCTGGACTACACAGAAGGCCGTGTGTCCTTCTACTGCGCAGAATCTGGAGTCCACATTTACACCTTCACAGATACATTTACTGACAGGCTTCATCCGTTCTTCAGTCCTGGTCGCCTGCATGGCGGCAAAAATAGTGCTCCCCTAATCATCTCTTCTAGTTTCTGCAGCATTTAA
- the epn3a gene encoding epsin-3 isoform X1 yields the protein MQTSSLRRQMKNMVNNYTEAEIKVREATSNDPWGPPSSLMSEIADLTLNVVAFPEVMGMIWKRLNDHGKNWRHVYKALTLLDYLIKTGAERVAQECRENIYTIQTLRDFQFMDRDGRDQGVNVREKAKHLVALLKDEEKLKKERSQALKTKTRMAGASSGLGSGSLPPPYPGRRTSQHIAPGVYGEEMGRCRDSPSSFHSSSSSPRLAPEMEQARPTTSGEEELQLQLALAMSREESEKPPPTLDIDEQTQLQIAMTLSKEETQKPVQTAPAALDMDEETQLQLALRLSKEEHQQEQISRKGDESMLKQAVEDSIRAMEPKGGTAFMDLVDVFALPLDQPPSDNRWNNATHQAAACPVSTDPWDSLEGSTNTSRVDVPWMAPPTSNSPPPPWEPPVDPWDDPKSNLNAPGREWPYPANTASSGVDPFSALKGAVREPSLRPGSPSDGDLFDEAMDGGQVNVNGLREDSPEPFDLSRLGESLAAPSPRTCRTPEAFLGPTAASLVDLERLIPVNPPAKTMNPFLSGLSAPSPNNPFQTEQPKLTLNQMGSSFTALQGTSLPYSASLPLPMSHQPASLPLSHTHPTQPGLGLPGNLPEPLLPFSSASTDGSQAAQNSQNPFL from the exons ATGCAGACCTCATCGCTTCGCCGGCAGATGAAAAACATGGTCAACAACTACACGGAGGCCGAGATCAAGGTCCGAGAAGCTACCTCCAACGATCCGTGGGGTCCTCCCAGCTCGCTCATGTCTGAAATCGCAGACCTGACCTTGAATGTGGTGGCTTTCCCCGAGGTTATGGGCATGATCTGGAAGCGACTCAACGACCATGGTAAAAACTGGCGCCATGTTTATAAGGCACTGACCCTGCTGGACTACCTGATCAAAACAGGCGCAGAGCGTGTTGCCCAGGAGTGCCGGGAGAACATTTACACCATCCAGACACTTAGAGACTTCCAGTTTATGGATCGAGATGGACGTGACCAGGGTGTCAATGTCCGGGAGAAGGCCAAGCATCTGGTGGCTCTGCTGAAGGATGAGGAAAAGTTGAAGAAGGAGAGGAGCCAGGCACTGAAGACCAAGACGCGCATGGCGGGGGCCTCCAGTGGTTTAGGCTCTGGATCGCTGCCTCCTCCGTACCCAGGGCGTCGCACAAGCCAGCACATTGCGCCAGGGGTCTACGGGGAGGAGATGGGCAGGTGCAGAGACTCACCATCCTCCTTTCATT cctcctcttcctctcctcgaCTTGCTCCAGAAATGGAGCAAGCTCGGCCCACGACCAGTGGAGAAGAGGAACTGCAGCTGCAGCTGGCCCTGGCTATGAGCCGAGAAGAAAGTGAAAAG CCACCTCCTACATTGGATATTGATGAACAGACCCAGCTGCAGATTGCTATGACTCTCAGCAAGGAGGAGACCCAGAAG CCTGTCCAAACTGCACCTGCTGCACTGGATATGGATGAGGAAACCCAGCTCCAGTTAGCCCTGCGCCTGAGCAAGGAGGAGCACCAGCAG GAGCAAATCAGTCGCAAAGGAGACGAGTCAATGCTCAAGCAGGCTGTGGAGGACAGCATACGTGCGATGGAGCCTAAAGGCGGG ACCGCCTTCATGGACCTCGTAGACGTTTTTGCATTGCCTTTAGATCAGCCTCCAAGTGACAACCGATGGAATAATGCCACACACCAGGCAGCTGCTTGTCCCGTGAGCACAGACCCCTGGGACTCCCTGG aaGGCAGCACCAACACCTCGAGAGTAGATGTTCCTTGGATGGCACCGCCAACTTCCAACAGCCCCCCTCCACCATGGGAGCCCCCAGTCGACCCCTGGGATGACCCGAAGAGTAACCTCAATGCCCCGGGCCGAGAATGGCCCTACCCTGCAAACACAG cCTCCTCAGGAGTTGATCCATTCTCAGCACTCAAGGGAGCCGTGAGGGAACCTTCTCTCCGACCTGGAAGCCCCTCAG ATGGGGATTTGTTTGATGAGGCCATGGATGGAGGTCAGGTGAATGTGAATGGGCTAAGGGAGGACAGTCCTGAGCCATTTGATCTGTCACGTCTTGGAGAAAGCCTGGCTGCCCCCAGCCCTCGTACATGCCGGACACCTGAGGCCTTCCTGGGCCCCACAGCAGCTTCTTTGGTAGACCTGGAAAGGTTGATTCCAGTAAATCCTCCAGCCAAGACCATGAACCCCTTCCTATCAG GCCTCAGTGCTCCTTCACCCAACAATCCATTCCAAACTGAGCAGCCCAAACTAACTCTGAATCAAATGGGCTCCAGCTTCACCGCTCTCCAGGGCACTTCTCTTCCATACAGTGCTTCCTTGCCCCTGCCTATGAGCCACCAGCCTGCCAGCCTCCCTTTGTCACATACTCACCCCACCCAGCCTGGTCTGGGCCTGCCAGGGAACCTCCCTGAGCCCTTGTTGCCCTTCTCTTCAGCCAGCACTGATGGATCACAGGCTGCACAGAACAGTCAGAACCCATTCTTGTAA
- the epn3a gene encoding epsin-3 isoform X2: MQTSSLRRQMKNMVNNYTEAEIKVREATSNDPWGPPSSLMSEIADLTLNVVAFPEVMGMIWKRLNDHGKNWRHVYKALTLLDYLIKTGAERVAQECRENIYTIQTLRDFQFMDRDGRDQGVNVREKAKHLVALLKDEEKLKKERSQALKTKTRMAGASSGLGSGSLPPPYPGRRTSQHIAPGVYGEEMGRCRDSPSSFHSSSSSPRLAPEMEQARPTTSGEEELQLQLALAMSREESEKPPPTLDIDEQTQLQIAMTLSKEETQKPVQTAPAALDMDEETQLQLALRLSKEEHQQEQISRKGDESMLKQAVEDSIRAMEPKGGTAFMDLVDVFALPLDQPPSDNRWNNATHQAAACPVSTDPWDSLGSTNTSRVDVPWMAPPTSNSPPPPWEPPVDPWDDPKSNLNAPGREWPYPANTASSGVDPFSALKGAVREPSLRPGSPSDGDLFDEAMDGGQVNVNGLREDSPEPFDLSRLGESLAAPSPRTCRTPEAFLGPTAASLVDLERLIPVNPPAKTMNPFLSGLSAPSPNNPFQTEQPKLTLNQMGSSFTALQGTSLPYSASLPLPMSHQPASLPLSHTHPTQPGLGLPGNLPEPLLPFSSASTDGSQAAQNSQNPFL; this comes from the exons ATGCAGACCTCATCGCTTCGCCGGCAGATGAAAAACATGGTCAACAACTACACGGAGGCCGAGATCAAGGTCCGAGAAGCTACCTCCAACGATCCGTGGGGTCCTCCCAGCTCGCTCATGTCTGAAATCGCAGACCTGACCTTGAATGTGGTGGCTTTCCCCGAGGTTATGGGCATGATCTGGAAGCGACTCAACGACCATGGTAAAAACTGGCGCCATGTTTATAAGGCACTGACCCTGCTGGACTACCTGATCAAAACAGGCGCAGAGCGTGTTGCCCAGGAGTGCCGGGAGAACATTTACACCATCCAGACACTTAGAGACTTCCAGTTTATGGATCGAGATGGACGTGACCAGGGTGTCAATGTCCGGGAGAAGGCCAAGCATCTGGTGGCTCTGCTGAAGGATGAGGAAAAGTTGAAGAAGGAGAGGAGCCAGGCACTGAAGACCAAGACGCGCATGGCGGGGGCCTCCAGTGGTTTAGGCTCTGGATCGCTGCCTCCTCCGTACCCAGGGCGTCGCACAAGCCAGCACATTGCGCCAGGGGTCTACGGGGAGGAGATGGGCAGGTGCAGAGACTCACCATCCTCCTTTCATT cctcctcttcctctcctcgaCTTGCTCCAGAAATGGAGCAAGCTCGGCCCACGACCAGTGGAGAAGAGGAACTGCAGCTGCAGCTGGCCCTGGCTATGAGCCGAGAAGAAAGTGAAAAG CCACCTCCTACATTGGATATTGATGAACAGACCCAGCTGCAGATTGCTATGACTCTCAGCAAGGAGGAGACCCAGAAG CCTGTCCAAACTGCACCTGCTGCACTGGATATGGATGAGGAAACCCAGCTCCAGTTAGCCCTGCGCCTGAGCAAGGAGGAGCACCAGCAG GAGCAAATCAGTCGCAAAGGAGACGAGTCAATGCTCAAGCAGGCTGTGGAGGACAGCATACGTGCGATGGAGCCTAAAGGCGGG ACCGCCTTCATGGACCTCGTAGACGTTTTTGCATTGCCTTTAGATCAGCCTCCAAGTGACAACCGATGGAATAATGCCACACACCAGGCAGCTGCTTGTCCCGTGAGCACAGACCCCTGGGACTCCCTGG GCAGCACCAACACCTCGAGAGTAGATGTTCCTTGGATGGCACCGCCAACTTCCAACAGCCCCCCTCCACCATGGGAGCCCCCAGTCGACCCCTGGGATGACCCGAAGAGTAACCTCAATGCCCCGGGCCGAGAATGGCCCTACCCTGCAAACACAG cCTCCTCAGGAGTTGATCCATTCTCAGCACTCAAGGGAGCCGTGAGGGAACCTTCTCTCCGACCTGGAAGCCCCTCAG ATGGGGATTTGTTTGATGAGGCCATGGATGGAGGTCAGGTGAATGTGAATGGGCTAAGGGAGGACAGTCCTGAGCCATTTGATCTGTCACGTCTTGGAGAAAGCCTGGCTGCCCCCAGCCCTCGTACATGCCGGACACCTGAGGCCTTCCTGGGCCCCACAGCAGCTTCTTTGGTAGACCTGGAAAGGTTGATTCCAGTAAATCCTCCAGCCAAGACCATGAACCCCTTCCTATCAG GCCTCAGTGCTCCTTCACCCAACAATCCATTCCAAACTGAGCAGCCCAAACTAACTCTGAATCAAATGGGCTCCAGCTTCACCGCTCTCCAGGGCACTTCTCTTCCATACAGTGCTTCCTTGCCCCTGCCTATGAGCCACCAGCCTGCCAGCCTCCCTTTGTCACATACTCACCCCACCCAGCCTGGTCTGGGCCTGCCAGGGAACCTCCCTGAGCCCTTGTTGCCCTTCTCTTCAGCCAGCACTGATGGATCACAGGCTGCACAGAACAGTCAGAACCCATTCTTGTAA
- the epn3a gene encoding epsin-3 isoform X3, whose protein sequence is MQTSSLRRQMKNMVNNYTEAEIKVREATSNDPWGPPSSLMSEIADLTLNVVAFPEVMGMIWKRLNDHGKNWRHVYKALTLLDYLIKTGAERVAQECRENIYTIQTLRDFQFMDRDGRDQGVNVREKAKHLVALLKDEEKLKKERSQALKTKTRMAGASSGLGSGSLPPPYPGRRTSQHIAPGVYGEEMGRCRDSPSSFHSSSSSPRLAPEMEQARPTTSGEEELQLQLALAMSREESEKPVQTAPAALDMDEETQLQLALRLSKEEHQQEQISRKGDESMLKQAVEDSIRAMEPKGGTAFMDLVDVFALPLDQPPSDNRWNNATHQAAACPVSTDPWDSLEGSTNTSRVDVPWMAPPTSNSPPPPWEPPVDPWDDPKSNLNAPGREWPYPANTASSGVDPFSALKGAVREPSLRPGSPSDGDLFDEAMDGGQVNVNGLREDSPEPFDLSRLGESLAAPSPRTCRTPEAFLGPTAASLVDLERLIPVNPPAKTMNPFLSGLSAPSPNNPFQTEQPKLTLNQMGSSFTALQGTSLPYSASLPLPMSHQPASLPLSHTHPTQPGLGLPGNLPEPLLPFSSASTDGSQAAQNSQNPFL, encoded by the exons ATGCAGACCTCATCGCTTCGCCGGCAGATGAAAAACATGGTCAACAACTACACGGAGGCCGAGATCAAGGTCCGAGAAGCTACCTCCAACGATCCGTGGGGTCCTCCCAGCTCGCTCATGTCTGAAATCGCAGACCTGACCTTGAATGTGGTGGCTTTCCCCGAGGTTATGGGCATGATCTGGAAGCGACTCAACGACCATGGTAAAAACTGGCGCCATGTTTATAAGGCACTGACCCTGCTGGACTACCTGATCAAAACAGGCGCAGAGCGTGTTGCCCAGGAGTGCCGGGAGAACATTTACACCATCCAGACACTTAGAGACTTCCAGTTTATGGATCGAGATGGACGTGACCAGGGTGTCAATGTCCGGGAGAAGGCCAAGCATCTGGTGGCTCTGCTGAAGGATGAGGAAAAGTTGAAGAAGGAGAGGAGCCAGGCACTGAAGACCAAGACGCGCATGGCGGGGGCCTCCAGTGGTTTAGGCTCTGGATCGCTGCCTCCTCCGTACCCAGGGCGTCGCACAAGCCAGCACATTGCGCCAGGGGTCTACGGGGAGGAGATGGGCAGGTGCAGAGACTCACCATCCTCCTTTCATT cctcctcttcctctcctcgaCTTGCTCCAGAAATGGAGCAAGCTCGGCCCACGACCAGTGGAGAAGAGGAACTGCAGCTGCAGCTGGCCCTGGCTATGAGCCGAGAAGAAAGTGAAAAG CCTGTCCAAACTGCACCTGCTGCACTGGATATGGATGAGGAAACCCAGCTCCAGTTAGCCCTGCGCCTGAGCAAGGAGGAGCACCAGCAG GAGCAAATCAGTCGCAAAGGAGACGAGTCAATGCTCAAGCAGGCTGTGGAGGACAGCATACGTGCGATGGAGCCTAAAGGCGGG ACCGCCTTCATGGACCTCGTAGACGTTTTTGCATTGCCTTTAGATCAGCCTCCAAGTGACAACCGATGGAATAATGCCACACACCAGGCAGCTGCTTGTCCCGTGAGCACAGACCCCTGGGACTCCCTGG aaGGCAGCACCAACACCTCGAGAGTAGATGTTCCTTGGATGGCACCGCCAACTTCCAACAGCCCCCCTCCACCATGGGAGCCCCCAGTCGACCCCTGGGATGACCCGAAGAGTAACCTCAATGCCCCGGGCCGAGAATGGCCCTACCCTGCAAACACAG cCTCCTCAGGAGTTGATCCATTCTCAGCACTCAAGGGAGCCGTGAGGGAACCTTCTCTCCGACCTGGAAGCCCCTCAG ATGGGGATTTGTTTGATGAGGCCATGGATGGAGGTCAGGTGAATGTGAATGGGCTAAGGGAGGACAGTCCTGAGCCATTTGATCTGTCACGTCTTGGAGAAAGCCTGGCTGCCCCCAGCCCTCGTACATGCCGGACACCTGAGGCCTTCCTGGGCCCCACAGCAGCTTCTTTGGTAGACCTGGAAAGGTTGATTCCAGTAAATCCTCCAGCCAAGACCATGAACCCCTTCCTATCAG GCCTCAGTGCTCCTTCACCCAACAATCCATTCCAAACTGAGCAGCCCAAACTAACTCTGAATCAAATGGGCTCCAGCTTCACCGCTCTCCAGGGCACTTCTCTTCCATACAGTGCTTCCTTGCCCCTGCCTATGAGCCACCAGCCTGCCAGCCTCCCTTTGTCACATACTCACCCCACCCAGCCTGGTCTGGGCCTGCCAGGGAACCTCCCTGAGCCCTTGTTGCCCTTCTCTTCAGCCAGCACTGATGGATCACAGGCTGCACAGAACAGTCAGAACCCATTCTTGTAA
- the rasd2a gene encoding GTP-binding protein Rhes, producing MNATEKIYLPVDGILEMFNSLTGHLQSGITHPVLKSAAITPVAQNAKVSHISKTGMAIIKTGKGLWRQQDKRVVASRSSSGNRQVSTDKLPKRSVDLLELGLTKPRNCHRIVVLGSPKVGKTNILQWFLGKKFEEHYEPTTEDFHRKLFHIGGEAYQVDLLDAASERDFPAKRRLSILTGDTFLLVFSLNDRESFNEVCERLNEIKAAKAKLLNKLKHPARVPPVVICGNKADLEAQRAVRRSEVTEILGEDVAFFETSAKEGTGMEGVFTALATLGGMPVETSPSRHQIISILTYQSMCIGQRGRRGNRGLGAPCAAVDPLAVRPSFTSDLRLVLESSTKHNKPNKPEMCQIQ from the exons ATGAACGCAACTGAGAAGATTTACCTTCCCGTTGATGGCATCCTCGAAATGTTCAACTCTCTCACCGGGCATCTTCAATCAGGCATTACGCACCCAGTTCTTAAGAGCGCAGCCATTACCCCAGTAGCCCAGAACGCCAAAGTCTCACACATATCGAAGACAGGCATGGCCATCATCAAGACGGGTAAAGGGCTCTGGAGACAACAAGATAAAAGAGTGGTTGCAAGTAGATCGAGTTCTGGCAATCGGCAGGTTTCGACTGATAAACTCCCAAAAAGGTCCGTGGATCTGCTGGAGTTAGGTCTGACCAAGCCCAGGAACTGTCACAGAATAGTTGTGCTTGGCTCACCCAAAGTAGGTAAAACCAACATCCTCCAGTGGTTCTTGGGTAAGAAGTTTGAAGAGCACTACGAACCCACAACCGAGGATTTCCACAGAAAACTGTTCCACATAGGAGGGGAGGCATATCAGGTCGATCTTCTGGACGCTGCAAGCGAGAGGGACTTCCCTGCTAAACGGAGGTTATCCATACTGACAG gTGACACCTTCCTGCTTGTGTTcagtttgaatgacagagagtCCTTCAATGAAGTCTGTGAGCGGCTCAACGAGATCAAAGCTGCTAAGGCAAAGTTActgaacaaattaaaacatcCCGCAAGAGTACCACCAGTCGTGATTTGCGGAAATAAAGCGGACTTGGAGGCACAGAGGGCCGTCAGACGGTCAGAGGTAACAGAAATTCTCGGCGAGGACGTCGCGTTCTTCGAAACCTCTGCTAAAGAAGGTACCGGAATGGAAGGTGTGTTCACGGCCCTAGCCACTCTGGGCGGAATGCCTGTCGAGACGAGTCCGTCACGGCACCAGATCATATCCATCCTCACCTATCAGTCGATGTGCATCGGCCAGCGAGGCAGGAGAGGGAACCGTGGACTCGGTGCGCCCTGTGCCGCCGTCGATCCTCTGGCTGTCCGCCCGAGCTTCACCAGCGACCTGCGGCTGGTGCTAGAATCAAGCACCAAGCACAACAAACCCAACAAACCCGAGATGTGTCAGATTCAATGA